Within Limisalsivibrio acetivorans, the genomic segment TTCGCCGTGGAGGTTGCCTCCATAAATGGCTATCAGATGGGGATTATCCAGTCTGTCAGAGAGGTTCCCGGGTTCCTTGCCCTGCTTGTTATCTTCGTTATCCGCCTTATTCCAGAGCATCGTATCGCATCGCTTTCGGTAATCCTGTCCGGTCTCGGCGTGTTGCTGACAGGGTTTCTCCCCAGCTTTTACGGCCTTATAATTACCACGCTTATAATGTCCTTCGGCTTCCATTACTACGAGACCATCAACCAGTCGCTTACCCTGCAGTATTTCAATAAGGCTCAGGCTCCGCTTGTTTTCGGAAGGCTTAAGGGTATTGCAGCCGGAACGAGCATACTTGTGGGGCTCGCCGTCATGGGCCTGCTTAAGGTATTTGAGTATCGTGAGATATTCCTTATCCTCGGTGTACCCATAGTTCTCATAGGCTTCGGCACACTTTTTTTCGACCCCACAAACAAGGATATGCCGATTCAACATAAAAAGATGATATTCCGTAAGCGTTACTGGCTGTTTTACCTGCTGACATTCCTTGCCGGAGCCAGAAGGCAGATATTTGTAGCCTTTGCAGTATTCCTTATGGTCATAAAGTTTGAGTTCTCCGCCTTTGAGATAACAGCTCTCTTCGTGCTCAACAACGCCGTAAACTATTTCGCTAACCCGCTTATAGGAAGGGCGATAAACCGTTTCGGTGAAAGGAAGGTTCTCAGTGTTGAGTATTTCAGCCTGATATGGATCTTCTGCGCCTATGCCTTCACAGACAGCAAGATGGTAGTGGCGGTTATGTATATACTTGATCATATATTCTTCAATTTCCATATAGCCATCAGAACGTTCTTCCATAAGATAGGGGATAGCAGGGATATCGCACCGAGCATGGCCGTTGGTTTTACTATAAACCACATCGCCGCCGTGGTCATACCTGTTCTGGGCGGTGCGCTCTGGATGCTGGATTACAGGATTCCGTTTATATCAGCTGTGGTTCTTTCTGTGGCCTCTTTGGTGTTTACACAGTTTATCGACAGAGAGATTACGGTTAATAGCACGGATGAATAGTTGGTAAATGCGCATATGAACAAATATGCAACATGTTTTGTAATGTACGATCCACATATGCTGTGATTGAAGGTTTAATGATTATCTTATCTCGGCAAATATGCGGTACTACTGCAAGCCGATCCCATAATTGATTCGATTAGATTCGTTTGGCACAGTATTGAATGCCTGGAGGTAACTATTTGCGGGAAAGCTTATCTCGGCAATTATGCAGTGCTACTAAAAGCTGGTCACCTGTTCAGCCCTTCTGTCGACCTTAATGGAATACAGTGTAACAGAACACTATTCCGACGGCTCATTTGTGCTCGATAAAACTATTGATCACATGAACAGACTTTCTTATCTCAGGCACAAGCTGTGGTGTAACAAGCTTGTAAATGTTCGTGTTCAGTCTGAGTAGCTGTAGATATTCTGTCCGTACTGCGTATGTGTTCTCCGGTTCAGAGCCGAAGCCCAGCAAGTTGGCAAGTGTATCTGAGACGGCAGTCAGAGCGGCCTTCTGCCTTGCGGGGTATGGAATCTTTTCTGGAGGAGCGGCGAGGGGATGGTGATGGTACAGAACACCTTTGGCGGCTGATTCGGGTACCTTCCATTTCTGGCATACCAGATAGCCGAGCACAGCATGGTTTATACCATAGACATTCTCCTCGTTTATCAGCACAGGGGCATCGTGGTCCCATTTGCCCCTTTGGGGGAGGAGGTGCAGGTAATGTCTGCCGAGATCGTGGATCATTGCGGCTGTGGTCATATCGTCGGAACGTTCGGAGATATAGTTCTCTGTGATATATTTGGCGCATGCGTTTACGGCCATGGTGTGAACCCACAGCCTTTCACCGAGCCCTATCTCCTCTTTGCTAGGCATAATCTCGCCGATGAGATCTCTCACTACAAGATTCTTCACGTTGTTATAACCGAGAAGGAGTATCGCTCTGTGCAGAGAGGTTACTTCGTTCTTTATATTGAAGTATGAGGAGTTTGCTATGGCGAGTATCTTTGCGCTCAATACGGCATCGGTGGAGGCTACCTTCGTTATGCTCTCTGCACTGGACATCTGATCTCCGAGCAGTTCGATGAGCTTTGTGCTCACATTCATAGATATTGTGGTGGACCCGAGGAGAGTGTCTATATTCGCCATAACGTCGGGGGATACATCGTTGTGGTCCATGGGGGTGTGCCCCTCGGGCCAGGTTCGCAATGGTGTATTCTTGATACGTTCGGAAACATCCGCAGGGAGTTTCTGCTCCCTCTGAATCTCAGCAGGTTTATCGTCTGTGGCATTATTTGTTTGCGGAGACTCTTCCCTTTTCTGGGGTATAAGGTAGAATATGACAGCGGCACCTGCGGCAAGGGCAAGAATCGTTAAAAATACGCCCATAAATAAAACTCCTGACTGGTTTGTTTTTCATAAATATATACTCTGAACGTTTCTATGGAAAGGCTAAGTTCGATTATTCTTGAAGAGACTGTGGATAAGGTATATTCTCGTATACTGAAAATAAAATAAAACGAGGTGGCAATAAATATGGCAATGGGTAGAACATCGAATCCTATGCTTACCGAAGAGGCCTTCAAGAAGGCCGCAGCAGCAAGGGGAGGAGCCGGAGCACAGCAGGCTTCCGGCGAAGGGGTTAGCACCCCTAGAAGCAGGACCTCAGAAGATAAAATGAGCCTGCAGGGAACAGTAAACAAGTGCTTTATACTTGTGGCAATCGTCCTTATAGCGGGATATTTCCCCTGGACAACCTTCAGTCCTGAGAATGCGGCAGCTGTACAGGGTTATGTAATGATTGGGCTCATCGGCGGCCTGATTACGGCTCTTGTAACCGTGTTCAAGCAGAACATAGCGCATATAACCGCTCCGCTCTATGCGATGTTTGAAGGTTTTCTCCTTGGCGGTGTATCAGCAATATTCGAGGCACAGTACCCCGGCATAGTTATTCAGGCGGCTTTTCTCACCGTGGCTGTTCTGGTGGCGCTTCTGCTTGCATATAGCTCAGGGCTCATCAAGGCTACGGAGAACTTCAAGCTCGGGATATTCGCCGCAACGGGTGGCATCGCAATCCTGTACCTCGTTAACCTTGTTATGGGATTCTTCGGCGGCGGAATGAACTTCATCCACGCCGCAACGCCCATGGGCATCGGTTTCTCTGTGGTGGTAGTTATCATTGCGGCACTGAACCTCGTTCTGGATTTCGATTTCATCGAAACCGGCGTTGAGATGGGCGCACCCAAGCATATGGAATGGTATGCGGCCTTCGGCCTTCTGGTTACCCTTGTATGGCTCTATCTTGAGATTCTCAGACTCCTTGCGAAGCTGAGGGAAAGATAGGCGTATGCTTTCAAGCATCAGGGGGGTTCAGGTGCTTAAACCCGCCGGACTCCCCGAAGATATTCTGAGCCTTACAACAACGAGGCACACCGGATACAGCAAGGGGAGCTATTCCGGTTTTAACACAGCCTTCCATGTGGGTGATGAGCCGGAGGATGTCTATCGTAACCGTGTTCTTCTGCAGGATGCATGGGGGATACCCGAGGCTGTAACCCTTTCCCAGGTTCATGGCAGTACTATCCACGAGGTTACCGGCAGGAACAGACTGGATGTTATGTTCTCAAAGGGTGACGGCCTTATTACATCCGAACGGGACATCCCCCTCGGCATACTCACTGCGGATTGCTATAACCTGCACCTCATCGGCAGGGAGCATATCGCAAACCTTCACTGCGGGTGGAGGAGCGTTGCTGCAGGCATAGTGCAGAAGTGCATAAGTATGTTCGAGGAGCGGGGTGACAGGATCATCAACTCCGTCATAGGGCCGGGTATCTCTGCTGAGAATTACGAGGTTGGCGAAGAGGTGGCATCGGTTTTCCGTGAACAGGGGTTCACTTCCGCCATCATCGATACGGGTAGCGGACTTAATCTCTCCATAAGAAAGGTTATCGAGACAATCCTTAAGGATGCCAACGCATGGGGTGCTGTTCATGTGAACAAGTGCACCTATGTTGCGCCGTATCTCTATTCGTATAGAAGGGATAGAGCAGGAACAGGGAGGCTCCTTTCCGTTGTTATGAGGAGGAACATTGTTTGCTGAGAATGTAAAGTATGTTCGTGAAAGGATCGAGGAAGCCAGGGAAAGGGGGGGCAGAAGTGATGATGTTACCCTTCTTGCTGTGAGCAAAACCTTTCCTGAGAGTATGATAGAGGAAGCCTACACCGCAGGACACAGGGAATTCGGCGAAAACCGGATACAGGAAGCGGTGGCAAAGGCGGATTATTTCAGGGATTATGAAGGGCTTCGGCTCCATTTTATTGGGCATCTGCAAACCAATAAGGTAAGATATCTTAAGGACAATTTTGCTCTTATACATTCGCTGGACAGGCTGTCTCTGCTCAAGGAGATGCAGAAGCATTTCGCGAAAGAGGGGCGTGTTCAGGATGTTCTGGTGCAGGTGAATGTTGCAGAGGATCCTGACAAGTCGGGGGTATCCATCGACGGACTGATCGAGCTTCTCGATAAAACCGCAGCAGCTGAGAACCTCAACCTCTGCGGTCTTACGATGATGCCACCGCTTGTGGATGACCATGAAAAGAACAGGGTTCACTTCGCAAAGACAAGGGAACTCTATGATAAATATAAAGATAGCTACGGCCTCTCTATCCTTAGTATGGGTATGAGCGGTGATTATGAGATAGCAGTGGAGGAGGGCTCCACACTTGTGCGTGTGGGTACGGCTCTCTTCGGAAAACGTGACTACAGCAAGGTGAAATAATGATTGGACTTATAAGTATTCTGATAAAGATCGCAGTTGCGGTTGTACTTTTGTATTCTGTTATGACAAGGCAGGAGCTTCATTTTAACCCCCTCGGCAGGGCGGCCTCATCGGTTCTTGATCCGGTTTTTACGAAGTCGCTTAAGATGACCAAAAAGCAGTCGGACAGGCTTACTCCACTGATAATATTGGGTTTTACAATTCTACAGGGTTTTATATTCCTCGGTGTAACAGGGAGAAGCCTCACCTACACCATGGCGTATTCCTTTGATGATATGCTCAAATTTCTGCTTCTGTTTTACTTTATAGCACTCCTTGTGGGGAGCACTGTGAACCGTTTCGGCGTTTCAGCTTATTCTACATTCTTTTACAGGCTTGCGCTCCCCTGGGTTAAAACAGCCAGAACATTCTTTAAAACCCCCGGTAACCTTATCATAATACCCTCGATGCTTCTTCTTTTTGCCGCATTCCTCGTTCTGGACAGCCTCGTCCAGCTCAGTTTCTATTTCGCCCAGTCCGGCAATGTAATGATAGAGGAATCGGTGAGGGCGGCTGTGTCGGGAGGGCTTGTTTCCCTGGCGCAGATGCTGCAGATCTATGTATGGCTTATCATCTTCCGTGCTCTTATGTCCTGGGTAAGCCCTGATCCGGCTAACCCCGTTGTTCAGTTTATAGGCTCTGTTACAGATCCGATTATGGAGCCTTTCAGGAAGATCATACCCCCCCTCGGGATGATCGACATAAGCCCTATTATCCTCATAATGGTAATCTATTTTCTTCGTGAGATGCTGATGAGGCTGGCGCACCTGGTGTGACACTATGCGGAAGGTAGACTCCACAAGGTTTATATACATAGCAACGTTCCTGATGATCGGGACTATCCTGACAGGAACTGTGGGCTATGCCGTTGTGGAGGGTGCCAGTCCGCTTGATGCTCTTTATATGACGATAATAACCGTAACCACAGTCGGTTACGGTGAGGTAATTCCCCTCTCCAATGAAGGTAAGACCTTTACCATAGTCCTGATTCTGCTGGGTACAGGTACACTGGCCTATACAGCCACCCAGATTATGGACTATATCGTTGCCGGAGAGCTGGGGAAGATTTTTGTGAGGCGCAGAATGAGTATTGAGATTTCTAAGCTTAAGGATCATTATATTGTCTGCGGATACGGCAGAATGGGGAAAACCATCTGCGAATCGCTCTATAAATCAGGTGTGCCCTTCGTTATCATCGATATCGGCGAGGATCGTATAGAGGAGATGACAGAGAACAGATACCTCTATATCCACGGCGATGCCACCAAAGAGGATTCACTCATAGATGCAGGTATAACCGATGCCAAGGGGCTTATCACCGTGGTGGATTCGGATGTTAAGAACGTATATATTGTTCTAACAGCCAAGGGGCTTGCCAAGGAACTCTATGTGGTGGCCAAATCCTCCGATGAGGAGGCGTACTCAAAGCTCTTCTGGGCAGGAGCGGACAGGGTCGTCTCCCCTTACATAATCGGCGGTTTGAGCATCGCAAACAGCGTAACCAAGCCCCACGTCCATGAATTCATGGACTTGGCCCTCGGACACGGCAACTACGGGATTGAGGTTGAGGAGGTCGTGCTGAAAGAGAACTCGGATATGACTAACAAGAAATTATCCGAGTCCAAGATAAGAAACGTTGGTATAATTGTTATAGCAGTAAGAAGAGCTAACGGAGCGTTTATATATAATCCCGGATCGGATACTGTTCTCAAGGCGAAGGATACTCTGATCGCTCTGGGTAGAAAGGAGGACTTTGAAGCCCTTCAAAAAATGATTGGCTGAGGTGATTATGTGGTTATTTCGTTTTCTTTATTCATTATTTATCCTTGGGGTGTTCATAGCCCTGCGTGAGACTATGGGGATCGATATCTATCATTCGATAACCTATTCCATCGTAATTATTTTTTCTATATATTTTATCGAGAGTCTTTTTAACGATTTTAAGAGCTACAAGCTCATCGGAGCCGCTGTAGGCGGTGTTCTTTTCACCGGAATAGCTTATCTGATAACCCTCACCTTCGATACGGTGTTTGCCAACGAAGCGATCAAGCTGGGTTTCTATTTCTTTACGCTATACCTTGGTATAATCCTCGGACTCAAGAGCCACTGGATGTTTGAGGCTCTCACGCTTAAGATGCGCACAAAGCAGACTAAGATTGTCAAATATCCTGCCATGCCTAAGGTGCTTGATACTTCGACACTCATCGATGGCCGTATTGCGGATATCGTTGATGCCTCCTTCATGGAGGGTGGGCTTATAATCCCCACCTTTGTGTTGAAGGAACTGCAGAACATCGCTGATTCCCACGACCACCTGCGCAGACAGAAGGGGAGAAGGGGTCTTAACGTCCTTAAGAGGCTGCAGGAGCAGAGCATCGTTCCGGTGGAGATTACCGAGACCGACTTCACCGACATCGGCACTGTGGATGAAAAGCTCGTTGCTCTGGCGAAGAATCTGAAGGCGTGGATCATCACAACGGACTTCAACCTGCTTAAGGTGGCGGAGATCCAGAATATCCGTGTGCTCAATATGAATACCCTTGCCATGGCGATGCGCCAGAATATCCTTCCCGGTGAGGATTTTACCATAACCGTGGTGAAGGAGGGGAAGGAGCATGGCCAAGGTGTCGGCTATCTGGATGATGGAACAATGGTCGTTGTCGACCACGGCAGAAAGCTTATTGGCGATACCGTTCAGGTTGTTGTTACAAGCCTTCTGCAGACCGAATCGGGCAGGATCATATTCACCAAGGTGAAGAATTGAGCGTAACAGCGGTTATCCCCGCCGCCGGCGTGGGAAAGCGTTTTGGCGGCGAAACGAAGAAGCAGTTCCACCTTTTTAATGGCAAGCCGGCCCTGTGGTATACGCTCACTATGCTAAAGAGGTCATACAGCTTCGACAGGTTTATCATCGGCGGCAGTGAGGATGATTTCGAGACCATAGAGCAAAACGCCGCCGAAGCGGGTATAGACAACCTCTTGGTAGTAAAAGGGGGGGAAGAGCGTTCGGATACTGTTCTGAACTGCGTTATCGAGGCGGATAGCAAGTACGTGCTAGTGCACGACGCCGTTCGCCCCTTTGTGCCCCTGGAGGTTGTGAATAAAACCATAGAGCAGGCTATGCAGACGGGTGCTTGCATATGCGGAGTGCCGCTGAGGGATACCCTTAAGGTGCTTGGCAGGGACGGTATTCAGGGGACGGTGGATCGAAACCGTTTTATGTTGAGCCACACCCCCCAGGTCTTTGAGCAGGGTATGCTCATAGCCGCACTGATGGACGCAAAGCGGAGCAGAACACCCGTTACCGATGAGGCCCAGGCCGTTGAGATGGCGGGACGGAAGGTACAGTGGGTGGAGTCTGTCCCTGAGAACATAAAGATAACCTATTCCTCTGATGTAGATTATGTGAACTTTTTAGTGGAGAAGTATTTCAGCTAAGAATGAAAGTTATTCATGCACAAGGTACGCCGAAAGAGATGGCGGAGGATCTTTTCTCCTCCATCGAGCATAGAGAAACCTTAGATTATTTTGTGGACTTCCCCCGCCGTGTTCTGGGGGGTATTGTTGGCACAGGCGTTATAGGCCGTATCGGTGTCTTTACTCTCAGGAAGTTTTCAGGCCTTATCGGCAACCGGTTCAATAGCTTCGACAAGGAGCTCTGGAGGGAGTATGCCGATCTCCTTGGGATTTCCCCTTCGGATGCTGTACGAAGCCTCGCTTATCCCGACACGATGCTTTATATGGTGGGTAAAGGAACCTCCATGATGAAAAGCATACCCCAGGTATACCTGGGTTGCACCAGCTTCACAGCAAAGGAGAAAGGCTCCAGAAAAGGAACTCTGCTCCATGGACGCAACCTTGACTTCTTCGGCGGAAAATCGTGGACGAGGGACCACGCCATCATTGTCTCAAGGCCCAAAGAGAGATACGCAAGCATAACAATCACAGCAGATGGTCTGTATCTTCCGGGACTCACATCCATAAACGAGGCGGGGATAGCCGTTTCCCTCCATGTTCTTTTCAGCCGTGAGGTATCCCTTAAGGGTGAGCCTGTTCTAAGCCTTGTTTCGGAGGTTCTGGGCAAGGCTTCCTCCATAGAGGAGGCAGCGGAGGTTCTTAAGAGCAGAAAGACCTCCTGCGGATGGGGGATTATGCTATCCGATGCTAAGACCAGTGAAACGGCTCTGTTTGAGATGAATGGAAAAGGTAGTATTTTTAAGGATGTTACTGCGGACAGCTTCGGCTATGTGAACATGTGCCGGACGAATATGCGTGAGGATGAGTTTGTCCCAACCTACGCCTGGGTCCAGAACAACTACTACCGAAAGACAAGGCTTGAGGAGCTCCTCAAAAAATGCCGCCGTAAGCTTGATGCACCAAACTCCTTCACTATCATTGGCGATGATTACGATGCCGGCCAGAAGAGACGCTCCGTTGCGGGGAGCACCATATCAAACGCCTTCACCATATCATCCGCCGTATTCGATTACGGTTCGGACAGCTTATGCGTGGGTAATGGCACAACACCGGCCCCCCACGGAGAGATATACGAATACAGCCTTACAGACCTTTTCAGCGGCGGCACAGAGCCCGTCAAAATCCATAAGCCGAAGTTCGAACAGAGTGATGCATCCAAAAAGTATGTTGAGCTTGGGTATGAGTACACCGAGACGAGGGACTGCTCAAGGATCGCAGAGCGTATGCGGGATCTTGCGGATAATTACGGTGGTGAGTTCGCATTTCCGCTTTTCACATCGGTATGCCTCGCCACTATGGAGGAGTACGACAAAGCTCTGGATTATATTGACAAAGCTCTTGAGTTCAAGGTGGACAACTACCGTGAAGGTACTATGAAGCTCCTCAAGGGTATGTATCTCGACAGAAAGGGGGATAGATTCGCTGCTCTTAAGATATACGAGGATATTCTGGCGAACCATCGTTACCCATGCACAACCAGCCGTACTGTCCATTATCTAAAAACGAAGTGCCCGCAGAAGGATATAGATAAGATCGAACTGAACTGGTTCATCAGCTTCGTGGTTATGCTCTAGAACCTCTCCTCGAAGGTGAGCATCAGCCGGTCGAGGATGATCGCCAGGAGGGATACGCAGACACTCCCCTGTATCACAAAGGCGAAGTTGTCGCTGATTAATCCCGATACGATCGGTGCCCCGAGCCCGCCGGCGCCAATGGTGGCTCCTATGGCTGCCGTTCCCGTGTTTATTATTACCGATGTTCGAACACCCGCCATGATAACCCCCGCAGATATGGGAAGCTCCACCATGAAAAGCCTCTGCATACCGTTCATACCCATCCCCTTCGCCGCATCAAGGTGTGCGGGTTCTATGGCGTTTATCCCGGCAATAGTGTTGCGGACGATGGGAAAAAGGCCGTAGATGAACAGTGCGATAAGGGTCGGTTTCGCTCCGAAGCCCACAAAGGGAACGGCTACGGCCAGCACCGCAACTGGGGGGAATGTCTGACCGAGAGAAACGAGGGTGTTTACCATGGGGAGGTAATCTCTGCCGAAGGGTCTAGTCACGAATATTCCCGCCGATACGCCAGCAACAACGGAAAGGGCACTCGATATCCCGACGAGGTATATATGCTGCCACAACAGCTTGATAAGCGGTGTGCGGTTGTATATGATCGTCTCGCTCTCCTGCTCCACAGCACGAAAGAATCCCCTTAGAATCTCGGGAAACGAGGCGAATGCTATAAGTGCCGCTGCAAAAAGGGTTATGGCGATTATTCTGTTTCTATGCATCGAATATAACATCCCCCAGATGAAGCTCACCCACAACCCTGTCACCCTCCACAACGGGGAGGGTCTTTACGCCGTGCCACATCATCTTTGAGAGCGCCTCTTTAAGGTCGTCTTCGGGCGATACGGCAAACTCACTCTCTGGTGCGGATGTCATAAGCTCTTCGGCGGTGTAGCCGTTTTTCTCGTCTGGCATCCGCATCCAGCCGAGGAGCCTGTCCTCACTGTCTGTTACCCATAGGTATGTTCCTTCAGGGTATTTTTCCGCCAGCTCGCTCACACGATCCGACCGTTCGATATCTCTGGGTGCCTTGGAAAACTCAGAAACCTTCTTCCTTGTGAGACGCTTAAGGGCTCGATCCGTTCCGATGAACTCCTTAACGAAGCGGTTTGCCGGGTTGGTGAGTATATCCTCCGGAGTGTCGAACTGAACGAGATTTCCATCCTTCATGATCGCAACCTTTGTGGCAAGGCGAATAGCTTCGTCGATGTCGTGGGTGACGAAGACGATGGTCTTTTTCAGCTCCTCCTGTATCTTGGTGAGCCTGCGCTGGAGATGTTCCCTTGTTATGGGGTCGAGGGCTCCGAAGGGCTCGTCCATAAGGAGTATCTCGGGATCCGCGGCAAGGGCTCTTGCAACGCCCACCCTCTGCGCCTCCCCTCCGGAGAGCTGGGAGGGGTACTTATCAAGGTACTCGGAGGGCTCAAGCCCGACAAGGCCCATTAGATATTCCGCCCGTTCATCTATCTCGTTCTTCGCTGTTTTCAGCAGTTTGGGTACAACGGCTACGTTGTCACGCACAGACATGTGGGGGAACAGTCCCACACTCTGGATTACGTAGCCTATGTTACGGCGGAGGAGTACGGGGTTTTTATGGCGTATATCCTCGCCGTTCAGCTCGATGGTTCCGCCGCTGGGTTCAATTATACGGTTTATCATCCGCAGTGTGGTGGATTTTCCACATCCCGAGGGGCCTATGAGTACACAGAAATCCCCCTTCTCTATATTAAGGCTAAGGCTGTTCACAGCCCTTGTTTCCCCGAAGTCCTTGAACACCTCACTCAGTTTTATCAACTCTCAACCTCCCTGCGGCACTTCCTAGGAACTGCATAATCAGATCCGCCGCAACAGCAATGGCGATGGTGGGGATACAGCCTAGCAGGATAAGATCCACTGCGGACTGCCCAAGCCCCTGAAATATGAATATGCCGAGCCCCCCTGCGCCGATGAGTGCGGCAACTGCTGTGTTGCCGATACACTGCACAAGGGCCACCCTCGCCCCGTTTATCACCAAGGGGAGGGTCAGGGGCATCTCTATCTTTATGAGTATCTGTTTCTGGGTCATCCCCATACCTCTGGCCGCCTCACGTACACCGCTTTCCAGTGACACCAGCCCCGCATATACATTCCGCACAACGGGGAGCAGGGCGTAAAGCACCAGAGCTATGGAGGCGGGGGCCCACCCTATGCCGGATATGCCGAGTTTTCCCAGTTCGGGGAAACGGTTTCCGATAAACGCCATGGGAACGATGAGAAGTCCGAACATGGCGAGGCTGGGGATCGTTTGGATTATACTGAGCACATCGAATATCCGTTCGCCCGCTTTTTTGTACCGGAAGGCGGCTATACCGGCGGGGATTCCTATGATAACCGCTGTGAGCACGGAGCCCCCTGCGAGGTATATGTGGTTCACCACCTCGCTGTAGAAGCGGCTCTTTCGACCGGCAAACTCGATCATGAT encodes:
- a CDS encoding C45 family autoproteolytic acyltransferase/hydolase; this encodes MKVIHAQGTPKEMAEDLFSSIEHRETLDYFVDFPRRVLGGIVGTGVIGRIGVFTLRKFSGLIGNRFNSFDKELWREYADLLGISPSDAVRSLAYPDTMLYMVGKGTSMMKSIPQVYLGCTSFTAKEKGSRKGTLLHGRNLDFFGGKSWTRDHAIIVSRPKERYASITITADGLYLPGLTSINEAGIAVSLHVLFSREVSLKGEPVLSLVSEVLGKASSIEEAAEVLKSRKTSCGWGIMLSDAKTSETALFEMNGKGSIFKDVTADSFGYVNMCRTNMREDEFVPTYAWVQNNYYRKTRLEELLKKCRRKLDAPNSFTIIGDDYDAGQKRRSVAGSTISNAFTISSAVFDYGSDSLCVGNGTTPAPHGEIYEYSLTDLFSGGTEPVKIHKPKFEQSDASKKYVELGYEYTETRDCSRIAERMRDLADNYGGEFAFPLFTSVCLATMEEYDKALDYIDKALEFKVDNYREGTMKLLKGMYLDRKGDRFAALKIYEDILANHRYPCTTSRTVHYLKTKCPQKDIDKIELNWFISFVVML
- a CDS encoding ABC transporter permease, encoding MHRNRIIAITLFAAALIAFASFPEILRGFFRAVEQESETIIYNRTPLIKLLWQHIYLVGISSALSVVAGVSAGIFVTRPFGRDYLPMVNTLVSLGQTFPPVAVLAVAVPFVGFGAKPTLIALFIYGLFPIVRNTIAGINAIEPAHLDAAKGMGMNGMQRLFMVELPISAGVIMAGVRTSVIINTGTAAIGATIGAGGLGAPIVSGLISDNFAFVIQGSVCVSLLAIILDRLMLTFEERF
- a CDS encoding ABC transporter ATP-binding protein (Members of the family are the ATP-binding subunit of ABC transporters for substrates such as betaine, L-proline or other amino acids, choline, carnitine, etc. The substrate specificity is best determined from the substrate-binding subunit, rather than this subunit, as it interacts with the permease subunit and not with substrate directly.) — protein: MIKLSEVFKDFGETRAVNSLSLNIEKGDFCVLIGPSGCGKSTTLRMINRIIEPSGGTIELNGEDIRHKNPVLLRRNIGYVIQSVGLFPHMSVRDNVAVVPKLLKTAKNEIDERAEYLMGLVGLEPSEYLDKYPSQLSGGEAQRVGVARALAADPEILLMDEPFGALDPITREHLQRRLTKIQEELKKTIVFVTHDIDEAIRLATKVAIMKDGNLVQFDTPEDILTNPANRFVKEFIGTDRALKRLTRKKVSEFSKAPRDIERSDRVSELAEKYPEGTYLWVTDSEDRLLGWMRMPDEKNGYTAEELMTSAPESEFAVSPEDDLKEALSKMMWHGVKTLPVVEGDRVVGELHLGDVIFDA
- a CDS encoding ABC transporter permease, with the protein product MMKIGLPGVLISLAGLFFSGFLNEKPNRLMAGEDVGWTEIVNTAGMLTVPSLLILSLLILIPAKRSLRIISAIIASTVLFILIKQSGDYASAVRGANSIARVSLSGGFWFTALGIYILLLSIYTSAESKVARIAPALFPLAAVIIPLYTGYADDLSIMIEFAGRKSRFYSEVVNHIYLAGGSVLTAVIIGIPAGIAAFRYKKAGERIFDVLSIIQTIPSLAMFGLLIVPMAFIGNRFPELGKLGISGIGWAPASIALVLYALLPVVRNVYAGLVSLESGVREAARGMGMTQKQILIKIEMPLTLPLVINGARVALVQCIGNTAVAALIGAGGLGIFIFQGLGQSAVDLILLGCIPTIAIAVAADLIMQFLGSAAGRLRVDKTE